One Osmerus eperlanus chromosome 13, fOsmEpe2.1, whole genome shotgun sequence genomic region harbors:
- the cd40lg gene encoding CD40 ligand encodes MINTYQTSLPPPPVPPRLGRHQIASAPVPILAPVLSLKSGPSKPVFRFVIGIVVLHLILSFGGFVYLYHSGNQWQDTIKLMYQDDQNLQRLVQECKQNVQSQPGCRQILNEYNSVTKDSAGQGKVESLSGKSSYYGTMARMNAIKATDTSTSKYLLWDTAHSKKNNVQNNFDKDRLILKQSGDYFVFSRVTFSSYGPKSVLANFVKVWENGDKKTEKTLMKAYCSLVTRPGVCTASQAEVVSLNKGDQLGVWVEDPNLVDYEEDATIFGLYKL; translated from the exons ATGATCAACACCTACCAGacctccctacctccacccccagtccccccgcgGCTAGGTAGACATCAGATAGCCTCAGCCCCGGTCCCAATCCTGGCCCCAGTCCTGAGCCTGAAATCAGGGCCCAGCAAGCCAGTTTTCAGGTTTGTGATTGGGATAGTTGTGCTGCACTTGATCCTGTCCTTTGGTGGATTTGTCTACCTATACCATTCTGGAAACCAG TGGCAGGACACAATCAAGCTTATGTACCAGGATGATCAGAACCTGCAGAGACTAGTACAGGAGTGTAAGCAGAACGTCCAGTCACAGCCAGGCTGCAGACAGATATTGAATGAGTACAATAGCGTGACAAAG GATTCCGCAGGTCAAGGAAAAG TGGAGTCTCTCTCTGGGAAAAGCTCCTATTATGGCACCATGGCACGCATGAATGCCATAAAAGCCACTGACACCTCAACAT CCAAATATCTGCTGTGGGACACTGCACACTCTAAGAAGAATAACGTCCAGAATAACTTTGACAAGGACAGACTGATATTGAAGCAGTCTGGAGACTACTTTGTGTTTTCCCGTGTCACCTTCTCCAGTTATGGACCTAAGAGTGTGCTGGCCAACTTTGTGAAAGTATGGGAGAACGGAGACAAGAAAACAGAGAAGACCCTGATGAAGGCCTACTGCAGCCTGGTGACCAGGCCGGGGGTGTGCACAGCCTCGCAGGCCGAGGTGGTGAGTCTGAATAAGGGAGACCAGCTCGGTGTGTGGGTAGAGGATCCTAACCTGGTGGACTATGAAGAGGACGCCACGATCTTTGGATTATATAAACTGTAG
- the tmtops3a gene encoding teleost multiple tissue opsin 3a isoform X1, whose product MVAHIVGLNFSTIDNFLPNLSNNASVQDNLVPQDTSGLSRTGHTVVAICLGLILVFGIVNNFLVMIIFAKFRSLWTPINLILLNINFSDILVCIFGTPFSFAASLRGRWLIGPYGCKWYGFANSLFGIVSLVSLAMLSYERYATVLRCTKADQSDFRKAWLCVAGSWLYSLLWTVPPFLGWSSYGLEGAGTSCSVEWHQRSPASVSYVVCLFIFCLLLPLLLMVYSYSRILVAIRGVTRINLPSAQRREQHILLMVLSMVSGYLLCWMPYGIMALLATFGRSDLVTPVASVVPAILAKTSTVINPIIYVLFNNQFYRCFLAFIRCSGEPKPVSGFNTQQSSKEEHPTPLTPFSRSSLTHKHPSQGSPRAHSLRSPRKPPYPLRREHRTLSLVVHYNP is encoded by the exons ATGGTTGCCCATATAGTAGGTTTGAATTTCAGCACCATCGACAACTTCCTCCCCAACCTAAGCAACAATGCCAGCGTACAGGACAACTTGGTGCCCCAGGACACCTCTGGTCTAAGTAGGACTGGCCACACGGTGGTGGCAATATGCCTTGGTCTCATTTTAGTCTTTGGAATAGTTAACAATTTTCTAGTCATGATTATCTTTGCAAAGTTTCGGTCGCTATGGACGCCTATAAACCTAATCTTGTTGAACATCAACTTTAGCGACATTCTCGTCTGTATTTTCGGCACTCCGTTTAGTTTCGCTGCGAGTCTTAGAGGGAGATGGCTTATTGGACCCTACGGCTGCAAATGGTATGGCTTCGCCAATTCGCTTTTCG GCATCGTGTCCCTGGTGTCGCTTGCCATGTTGTCGTACGAGCGCTACGCCACCGTGCTGCGCTGCACCAAGGCCGATCAGTCCGACTTCCGCaaggcctggctgtgtgtggccgGCTCCTGGCTCTATTCCCTGCTGTGGACCGTGCCGCCGTTCCTGGGCTGGAGCAGCTATGGCCTGGAGGGCGCCGGTACGTCCTGCTCGGTAGAGTGGCACCAGCGCTCGCCAGCCAGTGTCTCCTACGTGGTGTGCCTCTTCATCTTCTGCCTCCTGTTGCCACTCCTGCTCATGGTCTACTCCTACAGCCGCATCCTGGTGGCCATCCGGGGG gTAACGAGGATCAACCTGCCGTCGGCCCAGCGACGTGAGCAGCACATCCTGCTGATGGTTCTGTCCATGGTGTCTGGCTACCTGCTGTGCTGGATGCCCTACGGCATCATGGCCCTGCTGGCTACCTTCGGCAGGTCGGACCTGGTCACCCCTGTGGCCAGCGTGGTTCCTGCCATCCTGGCCAAGACCAGTACCGTCATCAACCCCATCATCTACGTGCTCTTCAACAACCAG TTCTACAGATGCTTCTTGGCATTTATAAGATGCAGCGGAGAGCCGAAGCCTGTCAGCGGCTTCAACACCCAACAGAGCAGCAAGGAGGagcaccccacccccctgacccctTTCTCACGCTCATCCCTGACCCACAAGCACCCGTCACAAGGCTCCCCGCGTGCCCACAGCCTCAGGAGCCCCAGGAAGCCCCCGTATCCCCTTAGGAGAGAGCACCGCACCCTGTCCTTGGTGGTCCACTACAACCCCTGA
- the tmtops3a gene encoding teleost multiple tissue opsin 3a isoform X2 — protein MVAHIVGLNFSTIDNFLPNLSNNASVQDNLVPQDTSGLSRTGHTVVAICLGLILVFGIVNNFLVMIIFAKFRSLWTPINLILLNINFSDILVCIFGTPFSFAASLRGRWLIGPYGCKWYGFANSLFGIVSLVSLAMLSYERYATVLRCTKADQSDFRKAWLCVAGSWLYSLLWTVPPFLGWSSYGLEGAGTSCSVEWHQRSPASVSYVVCLFIFCLLLPLLLMVYSYSRILVAIRGVTRINLPSAQRREQHILLMVLSMVSGYLLCWMPYGIMALLATFGRSDLVTPVASVVPAILAKTSTVINPIIYVLFNNQMLLGIYKMQRRAEACQRLQHPTEQQGGAPHPPDPFLTLIPDPQAPVTRLPACPQPQEPQEAPVSP, from the exons ATGGTTGCCCATATAGTAGGTTTGAATTTCAGCACCATCGACAACTTCCTCCCCAACCTAAGCAACAATGCCAGCGTACAGGACAACTTGGTGCCCCAGGACACCTCTGGTCTAAGTAGGACTGGCCACACGGTGGTGGCAATATGCCTTGGTCTCATTTTAGTCTTTGGAATAGTTAACAATTTTCTAGTCATGATTATCTTTGCAAAGTTTCGGTCGCTATGGACGCCTATAAACCTAATCTTGTTGAACATCAACTTTAGCGACATTCTCGTCTGTATTTTCGGCACTCCGTTTAGTTTCGCTGCGAGTCTTAGAGGGAGATGGCTTATTGGACCCTACGGCTGCAAATGGTATGGCTTCGCCAATTCGCTTTTCG GCATCGTGTCCCTGGTGTCGCTTGCCATGTTGTCGTACGAGCGCTACGCCACCGTGCTGCGCTGCACCAAGGCCGATCAGTCCGACTTCCGCaaggcctggctgtgtgtggccgGCTCCTGGCTCTATTCCCTGCTGTGGACCGTGCCGCCGTTCCTGGGCTGGAGCAGCTATGGCCTGGAGGGCGCCGGTACGTCCTGCTCGGTAGAGTGGCACCAGCGCTCGCCAGCCAGTGTCTCCTACGTGGTGTGCCTCTTCATCTTCTGCCTCCTGTTGCCACTCCTGCTCATGGTCTACTCCTACAGCCGCATCCTGGTGGCCATCCGGGGG gTAACGAGGATCAACCTGCCGTCGGCCCAGCGACGTGAGCAGCACATCCTGCTGATGGTTCTGTCCATGGTGTCTGGCTACCTGCTGTGCTGGATGCCCTACGGCATCATGGCCCTGCTGGCTACCTTCGGCAGGTCGGACCTGGTCACCCCTGTGGCCAGCGTGGTTCCTGCCATCCTGGCCAAGACCAGTACCGTCATCAACCCCATCATCTACGTGCTCTTCAACAACCAG ATGCTTCTTGGCATTTATAAGATGCAGCGGAGAGCCGAAGCCTGTCAGCGGCTTCAACACCCAACAGAGCAGCAAGGAGGagcaccccacccccctgacccctTTCTCACGCTCATCCCTGACCCACAAGCACCCGTCACAAGGCTCCCCGCGTGCCCACAGCCTCAGGAGCCCCAGGAAGCCCCCGTATCCCCTTAG
- the vgll1 gene encoding transcription cofactor vestigial-like protein 1 produces the protein MAGNSASPIAVKTEEHSQSVLFTYFHGDIGSMVDEHFTRALSKACKTKESVRKSKKNRKSIKPEPESNSCQWGASKQAWSEVHYTPMSGRLQLSTSKQAIPGLPIALSPPDDAAGPWPLGGLGLPPMTYTHALSQGLGMTGQQYNNSLLNLLHSDRTESLNMASGSKPSVLPSWTHPGFRDPMDPTGNLDPGLEKRDLYWY, from the exons ATGGCGGGGAATTCTGCTAGCCCCATAGCTGTGAAAACAGAAGAGCACTCGCAAAGTGTCCTCTTCACCTACTTCCATGGTGACATAGGCAGCATGGTGGACGAACACTTTACTCGAGCTCTCAGCAAAGCATGCAAGACCAAAGAATCTGTCAGGAAGAGCAAAAAGAACCGCAAGTCTATCAAACCAG AGCCTGAATCCAATTCCTGTCAATGGGGAGCTTCTAAACAGGCCTGGTCAGAGGTCCATTATACCCCCATGTCTGGTCGGCTTCAGCTAAGCACCTCCAAGCAGGCTATCCCTGGCCTCCCCATAGCTCTCAGCCCCCCAGACGATGCCGCTGGTCCCTGGCCCTTGGGAGGCCTGGGGCTCCCTCCCATGACCTACACCCATGCTTTGTCCCAAGGTTTAGGCATGACAGGGCAAcaatacaacaactccctgctcAACCTCCTCCACAGTGACCGAACAGAGAGTCTGAATATGGCCTCAGGCTCCAAGCCCAGTGTTCTTCCCAGCTGGACTCACCCAGGCTTTAGAGACCCCATGGATCCAACTGGGAACCTGGACCCAG gcCTGGAGAAGAGAGACCTTTACTGGTATTGA